The following nucleotide sequence is from Pagrus major chromosome 13, Pma_NU_1.0.
taaaagtgaaagggATGCTCCGAAATAGTGCTTTAGTTAaggtcttaaagtatctgatattaaatgtactcaagtattttaagcattttttgtCAGCAAATGTAACTAAGTGCTCAAATGATTATCTGTTTATCAgaatgagtatttttttttcaatatgatTGGCGATAAAATACATAttatacatacaatacataaaatacatttatttaaaaattcactactttggctctgatgcaacatgcaatctgtaaagtaactagtaactaaagttagcaaataaatgaagtggagtaaaacaaaaatataacatgtCCCTCCAAAATCTAGcgaagtggaagtataaagtaggtTCTATCACTAGAATTGAACACGTTTACGCAACAGGCTCAAATGTGTaaggttttcttttgtaaataaGCCCAtttagcagttttttttctaaaaacagcTGAATGAACTTGCTTATCATACGATTCAAAGCCTTCATACAGGACTGCTTCATACAGGCCTCTTTCCTCTGCAGTGTGGCTTAAAAACAGTCCAATGGGAGTCTACTTACTCGCTACTTAGCAACATTTAGAGTACAGGCACGTGCACGACTTTGGGGTATTTAAAAGTGTGGAATGTTGTTTAGAGAAAATGCCACTTTGACCACAGTGGTGCGGGGGCGGGGTGGACAGATTGGCCACTCAGAAACTTTTGATCATTTCTCTTTcagtaaatcaaatcaaatcaaatcattgaTGAGAGGTGTTCCATTCATTAATCTCAGATCAATTGTTTCCATGTCTGCTCGTAAATTGAGAGACAGTGGAGGAAGCAGTCTTTGGGATCAAAGAGTTGTCACCCCTGAAAAGGAGGTTAAATACTCACTCAGGACTGGAAACTGTCTTTTCAATTGTGACTCCGTCCCTCCGAGGGGACCAGCTCAGTCTACCCCACAGAGAGCTCGACCCGACCACTCTGGTACTAAGCTGAGGAAGAGGGATACCACGTCTCATACTCTGAGGAATTTCAGAGGATCTTTTACTCCCTCGAGAGCAGGGAGTCATTTTTTTATAAAGAATGGGAGATTATGATACAGACACAGCATTCCTCGGACAGACTGGTCCTTATTTCTGGGCCACATTCTTCCTCCTGAACACAGTTTTTGTCTCAACTGGATTCAATGGACTCTACATGGTGTTCATTGGGGCGGCTCCGAAGCACCATTGTCTCGTTCCAGACGTTAATTTAACTGAGGAGTGGAGAAACGCCATCATTCCTGTCACGTTGGTGAATGGTGAGGAGGTGCAGAGCCAGTGCAGCAGATACAGGCTGGATGTGGTGAGAAATCTCTCTGCTGAGGGATACGTTCCTGGAAGGGATGTCAACCTCACGAGCCTGCAGCAGGAGGGATGTTTGAATGGATGGAACTACAGCAAAGAGATCTACCAGTCCAACATAGTCACTGAGGTTAGTGTgagagtgcatgtgtgttttcattgtgagcagaaagtttcagttttttatccttttgtttgaaatgtgtcaaaTTCCTGTCTCCTTCACAGTGGGACCTTGTGTGTGACAACCAGTGGAAAGTTCCCTTTGCATCCTCAACCCTCTTCGTTGGATACCTCTTCGGGTCCCTAATCTCAGGCCAGCTTTCTGACAGGTATTTTAACCTTTTCTTATCCAAACACACCATAAACATGTAGTAAGACtaaagtgtttttatcatttatgaACTTATGCTGAAAGTTAGGGTGTCAGGGTGAatgttcctgggggcttgaaCCTGATGAACTGTCTTTATCATGACAACAGCTCCATCTACTGTTGAAGTTGAAGAGAGGAATTGTTTTTACTAAAGTCTTAcattaaaacactttatttaatgATCTgggatgacagagagagattgaCCCAGGTGTAGTGTAACAAGAAGAGATCTTAAATGGACAAATTTGTTTTATATTGATGGCGTTGGATGGATGTTGTTATCATGTGTACTGTCACCAATAGTTAACATTCATAAGAAGAGTTTCAAATTATTACCACACGAGACCACACAATCATGTCCTTAGTGGTACTGTAACTGTTCTTTGTTGTGGTTATTTGATTAAATTTAGAATTGAATTTCTCCCAGAAACTTAGTTGGTAGTTTAGCATTGTCTTGGAGTATTGGTTGTGCGTCCAAGCCCACAGAAACCAAGTGCAAATTAGCTTGATTAGAAGACAATTAGctctcagcagtgtttttcaaAAGTACCCAAAAGCCTCATGAGATATCACAttaaaatttgacttttttttacccATACTAttagcacttgagtaaaagtatctgacattaaatgtgCTTAGTAGTTGGTAAAAGCAAAATAAtctgtatatttacatgtaagtATATACTGTTACCTCAAAAAGTAAGTATATACTGGTCTGGCTCATTATCGGATCTGATACTCAGAATATTCCCTGTCAgcttttagtgtgttttttaattgactgcagataaaataaattgggctctgatgcagcatgcaatctgcaaagcaaccagtaactaaagctattaaatgtagtagagtaaaaaatatgtatttgcctccaaaatgtagtagagtgggtacaaatgatcagaaatgggaatacttgagtaaagtacaaGTGCCTCATAACTGTATATAAGTAAAGAATTtgagtacttagttacattccatcactggcaAATGCAAATTAGCTTGATCAATCAGCTATCAGAAGAAGCTCGTTAAGCGTGTGCTGAGTAGTGGCAGAGTTTAAAGTATTTGATGTTTGCTGTGTTCAGAGTTCCTAGCTGACAGACACTGTTGTGCAGCTCTGACAGTAGAACAGCAGGGGGCTCAGGACACAGCAGCGTGGAGCACTTGTGTGTTCAACTATTTTGCAGCTGTGAAAACTGTGCGTCAATGATTGAGAAGGAGGGAGCGACGGGCGAGAGTTTTCAAGACTTTTGGAGCATTGGGTCACGTTGAGGAGTTAAAGCTGCTAATGAGTAAACCTGCAAATCCTTAACCAGAGACATTTGCGGCAGATTGACATGTTGCATaattaattttttcttaaattccTCGTTTAAACTGGTTTCTCCTGATGTTTGCTTTGTGAGGTCAGTTTGTAGTGTTCAGGCTCTGGAGTTGTGATGCTGTGGCCATCTGCATGTTAAAGTATCTTAAAGGTTATAGAATTatgcaataaaacaatacaTGTGAATTGTTGTGTTGAGGAGTAGCATGACCTTCACTtctacacaaaacatttcaaacaatccAAACTGCACCATTTCAAGTGCATATAGATAATGTTGAAAGTTATTGTATATGCTTACAATGTATCTATTTTAAGCAAAAGCAGATTGaataacactttacaataaggatacattaattaattagttaataGCGTAATAATCATTAACTAATGTAAACTGATGTATCATTATTGTTGTAACTGTTAACCCAAtctttatatattattaaataaagTGTGAACACCATAattaacatgaacacatttGGTAACtgttagttaatagttattactacattaactaatgttaattaatgtaccCTTGCAACAAAGTCACCCGCAGATTGTTGTTTCTTGCAGGGGGGAGGCAAAAAAATTGGGTGAATACAGATATGTTTcattgaaaaactgaaaaaaaaaggtttggcTCTGTTCTCCAACACATTGCATTTAAAAGGAAACGACTATAAGGGTAAAGTGCCACCTCTAAACTTGAATTTGAGCCCGTTTAAAAATCCACAACACCTGCATAACTGTGCTCTTTActtgttgcttgttttgttgtctcactTTTAGTTAGGTGGTTAGTCAGGAACATTTCTCGTTTTCATGTTTATGATCACCTCCCAACAGCTTGTGAATCACTGTCTTTGATATGCAATTCTTTTCTATTCAGGTTCGGAAGGAAAAAGGTTATTTTCGTCTCTCTTGCGGCCCAGTGTGTCTCGGTCCTGCTCCAGTCCTTCTCGCAGTCATGGAGGACATTCTGCATCATGTTCCTCTTTGTTGGAGCCTCTCAGATTTCCCTCTATATCTCTGCATTTGTACTAGGTATGAATTGATCTTTTattatatgtttacatttgtgttgcatgtgtcgtatctatctatctatctatctatctatctatctatctatctatctatctatcttgtAAACCACTCCTCATCCTGTGTTTATCACctacataaataaatagtttGATTCATCActaaacatttatatttgatCTCGGACAGGAACGGAGGTGTTGAGTAAAACCATGCGAGTGATCTTCACAAGTCTTGGGGCCTTTCTTTTCTATTGCATTGGATACATGACGCTACCCTGGATCGCATACGGCATCAGAGAATGGAGGACTCTTCTTGCCACTCTGTCCATGACTGCTGTGGTCTACATCCCATTGTGGTGGTAAGTTCCTGATGTATTTTTAAGCTAATATTGGGTGCATGATTGTAACGGTCCCATTGTCAGCCTCCACGGATCAACATGGTAAATCTGAATTGATTGCACAGGTTCATCCCAGAGTCTCCTCGGTGGCTGATCACTCAGGGACGAGTGGAAGAAGCTGAGGCCATAGTGAGAGAAGCTGCGAGGAAAAATAAAGTTCAGGCACCGgcagtcatttttaaagagtctgaggtgagattttttttttgtctttagaTGATATCACATTATGAACACATTCTCATGcatgaatgactgaataggtcgattgcgGGTGATTACCATAATGACACAAATCACCATTCTCAACACAACGTGACCTTCATCGTACGATTGCAGACTGATTAGGTTTCAGCAACAAATCTTCTTGGttagatgtaagaaaacatggcttggattaaaataactatgttaatTATGCAACTTAATTTATGACTGCACCAACTTATGTACATAACATAAATTACCGTCCACTtttgctttcacactggacacgaacAGCGGTGTCTTGgttgaaagtcctgtgcttgtttgacccaaccatCCATCACTGTCCTCCTCACTATGCCCACttgtcactctttatactagTGCTGTCACGATAGTataatttctaactttgatacaataccttgaaaaatatcagtATTCAATACCATGTTGGATACCACAGGGAAATTAactttagatttttattaaactgtaaatacAACAAAGCTTGTGTACAGTGTGATAAGAACACCAGCATctaagttaatttacttctggaggaggtgggataaaaaaccccaaaataaaTCGATTAAGATACAGCTAGTACTGTTGTATCGATACTGTGAAAAATTGGTATTGAATGCATTTCAAATATTGAGAATTTGTATATATGATATGTATCTATAGTTTGATACTTTTGACAACAAGACTTCATCTAACTTGCCTTAATAAtgactacagccactagaggtcaccgcctaACAAGACACATAAATATGGgctgtaataagctgcttgcacagacgACCTATGTGGTTGTTCTTCTGATGAGGAGGGATTGCACTTTATCATTTGTGACATTTGAATTAGAAAGTCCGTTTTTTAAGTTTGGGTCAAAAATGACTTTTCTCAGACATGGAAACACTCAAAACAGTGCCTTCACCTGTGACTCGTCTGGACAGTGTAACCACATGAATTCTCTTGTTTGCATTGATTTAACCTACAGGCAACGCCTCTATTCAGGACATATACCATGCTTGATATTCTGAAATCCAAGAACATCAGATGCATCACACTGATGTGTCTCCTTCTGTGGTAAGTGGTTGTTTTTTACTTGAACATTCACAATTCAAACCTTAATTATTAACGAGATAGACGTCTGTTTAAACTTGaggaaaaatatacaaaacatcCCAaggcatttatttgataatacAAATGTGCACCATTAATTCCagctgtcttttgtttttcttttcttttcaggatGGCAATAAACATTGGGTATTTTGGATTATCCCTGAACACTTCCAACCTGAGCGGCAACCCATTCATGAACTGTTTTTTATCAGCTACTACGGAGGTCCCTGCCTATGTTGTTTCTACTTGGCTGCTGAGGAAATGTCCAAGAAGAGCACTGCTGTCATCGTTCCTCGTCATTGGAGGAGGAGTTCTTCTTCTCATCCAGTTCATCCCTGATAGTAagacttatttttcatttatgcTAAATAGCATTTTGACAACATATCTAACACTCACAGTGATTTGCATGATAACAGCTTGCACTGCGACTGAAACAGACATGGATGAGAAGCATTCAttgatacaaaacaaatattttctcaTGTACCTCAcgtaacaacaaaataaagagataaGCAACATCGTCTTCAAAAAATAGTTTCCCGTTACTCTGGATAATCCACAGGACACTGTTCATATATAAAGACTATTGTTTTATTGTAGAAAGCTAAAAAACAAGGTGTTTAGTAAGATAAAAGTCCAGCAGGTTCAATGTATAGTTTCCCTGAACAGGCTTTTTCAAAGAATTAGCCTTTATATAAGAGGGTTGCgcaaatgtacaaatgtaagTTAGTGTCTATGCTGCTGATTGTGCAACTCAGGTATGTCCACTGAGGGTTATACACAGTGTGAAGTTCACAGACGTGATGAATATATAAGTTACATACCCTCGTCCAGGAAGGATGATGCaacatctgtaaaaaaaaaatgaaagtgtttcATCACATGCTACTTATGGAGCTACATTAAACAGAGCCACGTGAGCTGAGCAACTTCACCCTTCTACCCTCACCCAAACAACCTctgtaatatttgtatttttcaaggCGTTGAAGAATGATTGCATCCTCCAATTGATTAATTTGTTATACATGAGTTGATGGAGGTTCATATCAGGACACGATTCTGTCACTTTCATTCCTGCTTCTGTTTTGTTGAAGTACAAAAGACTTCTTCAcagaaaagaagacatttttcaggCACTCGTCAGCATGTTCTCACTCCAAgtgtgtcaaatacagcagcatgGTCAGTCACACCTCTAAGCTTGAGGCTGTAGGTACTTCTCTAGTGTCATTTCTTGAAGCGCTGCTCTTGTTCAGTAGTAGAGAGCGAGAAAAGTCTGTCACAGGGTGCTGAGGGTGGTTGGATGAGTCCAAGAAACAGTGACTTGTTTTCAAGTCATGTTACGAAGGCAAGTGAACAAACGTAAATGACATAAGTTATGTCACTTAAGtagttttttgtgcctaaaagTTGTAatatgtttgtcagcaagctttctTTTGAAAGTGTAACCCTATGTTGCATATTATGTTGTATTTCTAACTTGACCGCAGAGCCCTTCACATTAAATGCTGATGTGAGAGGGTTAAGTAGAGTGTCACTTTAAAGTTTATGGCCACTGATCAAGCTGACGAGTTGGGAGTAAGAGGTTTATATGAAAGCCATTATGTCATGAACAAGACTCCGTGAGGTTACAAACTGGTCGCCGTTTTATCCAACATGCCACACTGAATGAAgctaacttttaaaaaatagatcTTCTTAATGCTCTTCCTACGAGTGCCtgaatgttttctcttctgtgaccttcttcatcttcatcttcatcttaaAGAGCAGCAGAACTCAATCATAAATCCCTTCAAATTACTTCTCCGTGTCCTCTTTAGCCCTCCAGCACGTTGCTCTGGCCCTGGAAATGACTGGGAAGTTCGGCTTCACCATGGCCTTCAGCATCGTCTACATCTACACTGCAGAGATTTACCCGACTGTACTCAGAAACGTCGGCATGGGAAtgtgctcctctgctgctcgcATTGGCAGTATCACAGCTCCTTATGTCATCTATTTAGGTATGTAAAAGCCTGCACAGGATAATATCAGtaatatgtacaaatttaaGAAATGTTCATCTATATTCAAGTAAaagttttgtcattttctcatgTAGAATTTTTCCTTTGTTGTTTACAGGTACTTATAATAAGGTCCTGCCTTATATTCTCATGGGAAGTCTCACAATTGCCTCCTCTGTGGTGAACCTCTTCCTCCCGGAGACCTTCAATAGAGATCTTCCAGAAACAGTGGAACAAATGCAAGAATGTCAGGGGTAGGTACACTTTCACTCAGGTTGCTGACGTTCACATATTTTTCAAGTCACcataaaaacgtttttttaaagcacactTGATTAGATAAGATGAACTCACTTCCTCAGTCACGTGAGAACTGGATGTACAGACATGAAGTTACAGTGGTTTTAGTATGTGCTGATGCACATCGTGACTATTTCAATAacagagaattaaaaaacagacatagTTTTCACtggtcaaaataaaagcacaatgaAAGAATAgaagtagaaaataaaagtgtagAAACAGCCTTTTATTTATCTGTGGGAGCTGTGTTGCTCATTGGCTATTCTGACCATGGTGTTCCTTTTGGTTACAGGTTGTGCAACGGAcccaaaaagaagaaatatgtagaaaatgGAGGAAGTGGCAACCCATCCACACAACCTGAGACCAAATCTGATTTGCAAACTCTCACtccatagtttttttttcaatgctgGCTTCActtttaaatggaaaaagtgaaagaacATTTCTCTTGCTTGAAAGTAATGatctgaaatctgaaaatgaaatcCAAAACATGCACAGTGGGATCCATGTGTCCACTGCCAAAAACTgtcttttgtttaaaacaaacaaaaaaaactatttttgtaCCTATATGATGCTGGCTaattccagatttttttttttttgtaatagaAATGTTGCAAagtattttcaatttttttgattttaaaatttttgTATGAATTTGAAACACACATCTGATCGGTCTCTAATTTCGTTCACACAGAAGgtgtaataaaaaatatgaacatttgaACCCTACTCATACGGTCtgaattgtttttgtctttcaaaaaaaaaatcctgaatgaATACGGATCTCTGTGTGTTATTGTTTTGCAAGCTCTTTTCACTTTTgggcattttgggaaatatttgaGAAAATGATGGCTTCAGTCAGCAGCTGGCGAGCTTAGctcagcataaagactggaacaCGTGAAAGAACTAGCATGGGTCCGTCCAAAGGGAACAACATCCATCTACCTCGCACCTCTCAGTAACAAATTCTATTTTGATGCCTTGTGATGACAGTGTTTCAGTTATACTGGTTATATATCACAACAGATAAATCATGTGAATGCATAtgtattttagttttattagtGGTGGTTTTAAAACCTTATTTAGCCTGAAATACTTCAAAAAAAAGTATGCACACACTGCTGTGAGTTTTGAAACTGGCGTACATGAagctttcaaattaaaacatattaatATATCAGCCTCTGTTGTGCAAGAGATTAACAGGAGGTTTGAACAGTCATAAATATTATTGATTATAAAATGAAGgctttaaatagattttttcttttgccaaaACTGGATTACGATAATGATTGAGCAAAACTCCTAATGGGCTGCTCTCCTACAGGACTTTGGTCCTTTGCGAGCACAGACGAGCACGTGTGTTTCATAGTTACAGGCGTCATTAATGTTTTACATGTGTCTGAAAATGACATGACATCTTATGTATAATGAATTTAATTGTCTTATCACTATGTTGAGGGAAAATATCTAATCTAAAAAGAATTTATTTGAAAGAATTTTGTGGCATGTCACCTTCAAGCTGAAGTGGTAAACTGAAggtacttttttgttttttgttttacagcactGGAAGTGCAGTAACTCTGTAACCTCCCcagtttataaagtgttaaCTCAGTTTGATGGtcacagagcagcagatcaCACTCTCTTTTGTGCCTCTCAGTATTGAAGaagtttttcctcctttcttttctaAATATTTTGGATTCTGGTGAGGTAATGGGCAACTTAAAAATTAGAGACTATGACAGCATTACATCTTTTCTTGGATCTTGGGGACCCTTTCAGCTAAGGATTTTTTTAGCCCTCGCTATCAGCATCCTCCCGAATGGCTTTGTTGGCACCTATGTAGTATTTGTAAGTGATACCCCACCTCACGAGTGCTACATCCCTGAAAACTACAGCATCAGTGAAATGTGGAGAAATGTGACGATCCCACTGGAGATAGTCGATGGCATTGAAAAGCGCAGCTCTTGCTCGAGGCTCAACCTGGAAATTGTCAGGAACTACTCCATGAATGAAATCATCCCAAATGTGGATGTGAATGTGAGTGAAATTCCTTTGGAGAGTTGTCTGGATGGCTGGAAGTACAGCAAGAAGATCTACCAGTCAACTACTGTCACAGAGGTGAGCGATAAGATATCAATTATCTCCCCTGCAAAATGTTTTCAAGGTTTCCACAAAGAAATTGTATTTAGAAGTTACAAGTTAAAGGCCCAGTGTGTCGGATTCAAGGGGGATCTATTGGAAGAAATggaatatattattattattattattattactattatcattattatcattattattattataattattatt
It contains:
- the slc22a5 gene encoding organic cation/carnitine transporter 2; this translates as MGDYDTDTAFLGQTGPYFWATFFLLNTVFVSTGFNGLYMVFIGAAPKHHCLVPDVNLTEEWRNAIIPVTLVNGEEVQSQCSRYRLDVVRNLSAEGYVPGRDVNLTSLQQEGCLNGWNYSKEIYQSNIVTEWDLVCDNQWKVPFASSTLFVGYLFGSLISGQLSDRFGRKKVIFVSLAAQCVSVLLQSFSQSWRTFCIMFLFVGASQISLYISAFVLGTEVLSKTMRVIFTSLGAFLFYCIGYMTLPWIAYGIREWRTLLATLSMTAVVYIPLWWFIPESPRWLITQGRVEEAEAIVREAARKNKVQAPAVIFKESEATPLFRTYTMLDILKSKNIRCITLMCLLLWMAINIGYFGLSLNTSNLSGNPFMNCFLSATTEVPAYVVSTWLLRKCPRRALLSSFLVIGGGVLLLIQFIPDTLQHVALALEMTGKFGFTMAFSIVYIYTAEIYPTVLRNVGMGMCSSAARIGSITAPYVIYLGTYNKVLPYILMGSLTIASSVVNLFLPETFNRDLPETVEQMQECQGLCNGPKKKKYVENGGSGNPSTQPETKSDLQTLTP